The DNA region GGTGGCGATGTCCTCGTCGCCGGTCTTGAAAGCGGTGATGAAATCCTGGAGCAGCGCGATCACCTCGATGCGGGCGTCGGCGCGGATCAAGGTCGTACGGCGGACGAATCCAGCCTGATCGTCGAAGCGCAGAATGGTTTCGCGCAGACGCCGATTGGCGACGCGCGCGACCCACAGGGCGCGGAAACTGTAATTCGCGTCGGTGAAGGTGGCGAAGTCGCCGCCTTCGTTGGCGGCGCGCGTGCGGTCGAACGCGGCCGTCAGTTCAACGACCAGCTCAGCCGATTTTTCGCGCGCGACCTGACGCGCCGCCGTCGGCTCGAGCAACCTTCGCATCTCGAAGATCTCGGCCATGTCCCGCGGCGTCGGCATCGCAACGTAGAAGCCGCCGCTGCGCATCTCCAGCAGGCCGTCGGCGGTCAGCCGGCTCAAGGCTTCCCGCACGGGCGAGCGCGACACCGCGAGTTGCGTCGCCAAGTTCGATTCAACGAGCCGCTCGCCCGGCTCGAAGGCGCCGGCACGGGCCTGGAAACGCAGCCGCTGATAGATCTGCTCCGCCAACGAGGGCGCACGTTGCAGGTCCGGGGCGGCAGCCGACATCGGCGGGGTTCTCCAGGCTGTAAATCGGGCGGCAGGACTGTTGCTCTGTCGACCGTCGACAGTATACTGTTTCCATCATATCCGCCGGGCCCGCACCGTCAAGCGGTGGAACCGGTCTCGGGCGCCCAACCGCGCCGACGATGGGGAGAGCCATGACTGACGACGCGCCGAAGCCCGGCTCGGGCACGAAGACCATTGATGTGAAGACGTTCTGGCGCGCCATCGGGGTGCGCGCCTCGGCGGTCGCCGTGGTGACGGCGCAGGGCGCGGAGGGGCCGTCCGGCTTCCTCGCGCTATCGGCCACGCATCTGTGTGCCGATCCGCCGATGCTGATGGTGAGCATCGACAAGCGGACCTCGACGTTGGCCGCTGTCGAGCAGGGCAAGCACTTCGCCATCAATTACCTGCCGCGTGGCGCCGAGGCGGTATCCGACATGTTCGGCGGCAAGACCGACAAACGTGGCGCCGATCGCTTTGCGCCGGGGGCGTGGGGCACGCTCACCACCGGCGCGCCAGTCTTCAACGACGCCATCGGTGCGCTCGACTGCGTGCTTGAGGAGACGATCGAGCGCCACAACACCATCATCGCCATCGGCCGGCTGGTCGATTACGTCGGTCGACCCGATGGCGAGCCGCTGCTGTTCTTCCGGGGAGGCTACCGGTGAGCCTCGACAGCAATCTCTTCAAGCGCGGCATGCGGCGGCTGGCCTCCGGCGTATCGATCATCACCACCGCCGAGAACGGCGAGCGCCACGGCATGGCGGCGACGTCGGTTTGCTCGGTGTCGGCCGATCCGCCGACGCTGCTGGTTTGCGTCAATCGCACCGCTACGACGCACGCCATCATCGGGCGCGCCGGCTTCTTCTGCGTCAATCTGCTGGCCGAAACCGACGACGATCTGGCACGCCGCTTTTCGTCGGCGACGGAGCGCGCGACCCGCTTCGACGGACGCGAATGGACGACGCTGGTCACAGCGGCGCCGGCGCTGATTGGCTCGCTCGCGAGCTTCGATTGCGAGGTGATGCAGAAGATCGACGTCGACTCGCATACCGTGTTCATCGGGCGCGTGACCGCGATCGAGCTATGGCGCGAGCGCATCGTGCCGCTCGTTTATCTCGACGGCCGCTTCGATACCTTGCGCGGAGCAGCCGAGGACGCATGAAATGACGGTGGGCCGGGGCACCCGCAAAGCTTATGACGGCGTGGTCTTGTGCCTGCCGGTGACCGTTCCGTATCGGCGCTATTCGACCAACAGCGCCCAGTGGTGGATCGGCCGTGCGTTGCGGGCGCTTGTCAAAGGTTCGGGTCTGAGCGTGAAGGATATCGATGGCCTGTCGATATCCAGCTTCACGCTGGCGCCGGATAGCGCCATCGGCTTGACGCAGCATTTCGGTCTGTCGCCGCGTTGGCTGGACAGCGTGCCGTTGGGTGGCGCTGCCGCTGTCGTGTCATTGCGCCGCGCCGCGCGAGCCGTGCAGGCCGGTGACGCGGATATCGTCGCCTGCGTGGCCGGCGACACCAACCACGTCGACAGCTTCCGCAAGACGCTCGCGCATTTCTCGCGCTTCGCGCAGGACGCGGTTTATCCGTATGCCGCCGGCGGCGCCAATGCGAGCTTCGCGATGATCGCCCGCAATTACATGGACACGTACGGCGCCAAGCGCGAGGACTTCGGCAAGATCTGCGTGGCGCAGCGCGAGAATGCGTTGTCCTATCCGTACGCGCTGATGAAGTCGCCGCTGACCCTGGACGCCTATATGGGGGCGCGACCGATCGCCGATCCGATCCATCTGTTCGATTGCGTGATGCCGTGCGCCGGGGCGGAAGCGTTTCTGGTGTGCCGCGAGGAAACCGCCCAGTCGCTTGGCCTGCCTTGGGTTCGTCTGCTGTCCACCATCGAACGCCACAACGCATTCGGCGACGATCCCGTTCAGGTGCGCGGCGGTTGGGTGGTGGATATCGACGAGCTGTGGGCGATGGCCGGGGTGAAGCCGACCGATATCGATTTCGTCGAGACTTACGACGACTATCCTGTGATCTCGATGATGCAGTTCGAGGATCTGGGCTTCTGCAAGAAAGGCGAGGGCCCGGATTTCGTGCGCAGCCACTCTTTCACCAATGACGGCGACTTTCCGCACAACACCTCCGGCGGCCAGTTGTCGGTCGGGCAGGCGGGTGCCGCCGGCGGTCATCTCGGCGTGGTCGAAGCCATCCGGCAACTGACCGGCGCGGCGCTGGGCGCGCAGGTGCCCAATGCGAAGCTCGGCCTCGTCTCCGGCTTCGGCATGATCAATTACGACCGCGGCCTGTCATCGGCCGCGGCGATCCTGGCGAGGCCGACATGACCGAACCGCTGGCCCGGCCCAAACGCAAGAACCCGCTGGCGCGCACCCGCGCGCCGCTGCTGCCGCCGCAAGCGCGCAGCCGCACGGCGCAGGGCCTCACCGCCGCAGCGGCCGAGGGCCGCTTCATGCTTCAGGTGTGCGGCGAATGCGGCACGGTCGCCTATCCGCCGCGCGAAGCCTGTCCGTCGTGTCTGTCGCCGAAGCTGCCGTTCAAGGATGTCGACCGGAACGGCACGGTGCTCAGCGAGACGACGGTGCACATTTCGCCGGAGCCTTATTTCCGCGAACGGCCGCCGCGCCGCATTGGCCTCGTCAAGCTCGATGCCGGTCCGACCGCGGTCGCGTATCTGCACGGCGACGTGATGCCGAAGGCGCGCGTGCGTCTCGATCTCAAGCTCGACCGCGGCGGCGCGCCGGTGATGTTCGCGCTGCCGCAGGAGGACACACCCAACATGGCCGACGATCCGGCGTTACGTGAAATGACCTGCGATCCCAAATTCCGGCGCGCGCTCGTCACCGACGGCCGCGGGCCGCTCGGGCAGGCGCTGGCGAAGGCGCTGGTCGATGCCGGCGCGTCGCTCGTCTTCGTCGGCATCGACAACAGCTGGAAGCCGTTTCCCGGTGAGGACAAGCTGCGCGCGCTCGCAGGCGTCGAAATCGTGCCGCTCGATCTCACCGACAGCAATTCGGTGACGGAACTGGCGCAGCAGATCGGCGGCCGTGTCGATATCGTCGTCAACACCGCGGAGCATGTCCGCGCCGGCGGAGTCGTGGGTCACGGTCTGAGCGACGCGCGCGACGCGATGGAGCTGCGCTATTTCGGCCTGCTGCGTCTCGCGCAGGCGTTCGGGCCGGTGCTGCGCATGCGCGGCGCCGATGGCGTCAACTCGGCCGCCGCTTTCGTCAATCTGTTGTCGGTGCATGCGCTGGCCGCCTGGCCCGCTTACGGCGTCTTCTCGGCCGTGGAAGCCGCGTGCCTGTCGGCGGGGCAAAGCCTGCGGGCCGAACTGCGCGGGGGCGGTGTGAAGGTGGTCAATGCTTTTGCCGGTCCGCTCGAGACCGAATGGTACCAGACCGTGCCGCCACCGAAGGTCGCGCCGTCAGCGCTCGCCAAGGCGGTGATCGACGCCCTGCGCAAGGGCACGGAAGATGTTTTCGTCGGTGACGTCGCGCAAGATATCCGCGCGCGGCTCGCCGTTAATCCCAAGGCGCTCGAGCGCGAGCTCGGCGAATAAGGACTGTCAGATGAGTGCTCCCGATCTTCTCTCCTTTGCCAAAGCGGTGTCGTCCGGTGCGATCCGCGTCGTCGATCTGACGCAGACGCTCTCTCCGGAATTTCCGATCATCGCGCTGCCGCCCGAGTTCGGCCAATGCGCGCCGTTCCGCCTGGAGGAGATTTCGCGTTACGACGAGCGCGGCCCGGCTTGGTACTGGAACAACTTCACCGTCGGCGAGCACACCGGCACGCATTTCGACGCGCCGATCCATTGGGTGTCCGGCAAGGATCTGCCGAACAACGCCGTCGACACCATTGCGCCGGAGAAGTTCATCGCGCCGGTCTGCGTGATCGACTGCTCGGCCGACTCGACGGCCGATCCCGATTTCCTGCTGACTGTGGAGCGTATCGAATCCTGGGAGAAGCAGCACGGCCGCATCGAGGCGGGCAGTTGGGTCTTCCTGCGCACCGACTGGTCGAAGCGCGATTACAAGGCCTACGCCAATCTAAAGGAGGATGGGGCGCACACGCCGGGCCCCGCCGCCGAGGCGGTGAAGTGGCTGGTCGAGGAACGTGACGTGCTCGGCTTCGGCACCGAGACCATCGGTACGGATGCGGGACAGGCGCATCTGTTCAATCCGCCGTTCCCGGCGCATTTCTTCATGCACGGCAAGGGCCGGTATGGCCTGCAGTGCCTGACCAACCTCGATCAGCTGCCGGCCAAGGGCGCCGTCGTCGTCGCCGCGCCGTTGAAGATCAAGCAGGGCTCCGGCAGCCCGCTTCGTGTTCTCGCCCTCATCGCCTCGAAGTAGCTCATGTTGCAGACTCGCGAGCTCGATCTGACGCTGACCAAGGCGTTTCCGCCGGAGCGCCGCAACGTGCCTGACATGCTGCGCATGCAGGCGGCGCAGTACGGCGACCGGACATTGTTCGCCTGCGGTGAAACGCGCTGGACCTATGCCGAGACGGTCGATATCGCCGCGCGCACCGGCGGCCTTCTCGCGGCGCACGGCATCGCGCGCGGCGACCGCGTCGCGATCATCTGCGGCAACAAGCCCGAGATCATGCAGCTCGTGCTCGGCGCGGCCTGGATCGGTGCGGTGTCGGTGCCGATCAACGCCGCCTCGCGCGGCTTCCAGCTTCAGCACATGCTGGGCAATTCCGGCGCCAAGATCCTCGCCGTCGATGCTGAGTTTATCGAGGCGCTGGAAGGTCTGGACTTTTCGGCCTTGCCGCTCGAACGCATTTGGCTGATCGGCACGCCGAAGGCCGCGCCGGCCGCGAAGCCGATCCCGATCGACGCCTTGCCGCCGGCAACGGTCGCCGCGCCGGCCGCGACCATCGCGCCGGGCGATCTCTTCACCATCCTCTACACATCCGGCACCACGGGCCTGTCGAAAGGCGTCTGCTGTCCGCACGCGCAATATTTCTGGTGGGCTCTCTATACCGGATGGCAGCTCGGCGTGCGGGCGGGCGACGTCTTGCACACGCCGCTGCCGTTGTTTCACACCAACGCGCTCAACTGCTTCTTCCAGGCGCTGCTGCATGGCGCGACGCAAGTGGCCGAGCCGAAGTTCTCCGTGTCCGGCTTCTGGCCGGCGCTGGAGAAATCCGGCGCGACGGTGACGTATCTGCTCGGCGCCATGGTGCCGATGCTGTTGTCGCGCGCGCCGTCGCCGGCGGAAAAGGCGCACAAGGTGCGCGTCGCGCTGGCGCCCGGGGTGCCCGGCAACTACCACGCCGAGTTCACCGAGCGCACCGGCGTCGTCCTGCTCGACGGCTACGGCTCGACCGAGAGCAACCTGATCATGGCTTCCTATGTCGACGACCGGAAGCCGGGCACCATGGGCAAACTGGTGCCGGGCATGGAAGCGCGCATCGTCGACGACAACGATGAGGAGGTGCCGGACGGCACGCCGGGCGAACTGATCTTGCGCTGCGATCATCCGTTCGGCTTCGCCACCGGTTACTTCGCCATGCCCGAGAAGACGGTCGAGGCCTGGCGCAATCTCTGGCTTCACACCGGCGATCGCGTCGTACGCGATGCCGACGGCTATTACCGTTTCATGGATCGCATGAAGGACGCGATCCGCCGCCGCGGCGAGAACATCTCGTCCTTCGAGGTCGAGCAGGTGCTGATCCGCCATCCGGCGGTCGCGCTCGCGGCGATATTCCCGGTGTCGTCCGACCTCGCCGAGGACGAGGTGATGGCGGCGATCATCCTCAAGGACGGCGCCACTGCCACCGAGGAGGAGATGGTTCGCTTCTGCGAAGGCAAGATGTCGTACTTCGCCATCCCGCGGTTTGTGGAATTCGTCGACAGCCTGCCGCGCACGGAAAACGGCAAGGTGCAGAAGTTCAAGTTGCGGGAGCGTGGCCGGACCGCGGCGACGTGGGATCGCGAGAAGGCGGGCGTGGTCTTGAAGAGATAACGGTCATTCCGGGGCGCGCGCTTGCGCGCGAACCCGGAATCCGGTCACGGTCAACGACAATGCTGCTGGATTCCGGGTCCGATACTCCGCATCGTCCCGGAATGACGGCTATCGAGCTGGGGACCTGGGACTGAGCATGACCACCTATGACGCCATCGTCGTCGGCGCCGGCCATAATGGCCTTGCCGCCGCGGTGCATCTGGCCGCCAAGGGCTGGAAAGTGGCTGTGGTCGAGCAGGCCAAAGAGGCCGGCGGCGCGGTCAAGACGCGCGAAGTCACGCTGCCGGGCTTCAAGCACGACCTGTTCGCCACCAATCTGAGCATGTTCGCCGGCTCGCCGTTCTTTGCGGCCTATAAGGATACGCTGATCGAGAACGGTCTCGGCCTTGTCGGTGCGACCGACACCTTCTCCAGCGCTTTTGCCGACGGTACGTGGCTCGGCGTAAGCACCGATCTCGAGACTACGGCCAAGCGCATCGCGGCCTTGTCGCCGCGCGACGCCGAGGCTTGGTGCAAGATGTTCGCGGACTTCGCGCAGGACGCGCCGCACATCTTCGCGCTGCTTGGGGCGCCGATGCCGTCATGGGGCTCGGTAAAAGCGTTGTGGGGCGTCTACCGCGCCAAGCGCATGGCCGGGATCGGCGCGTTGGCGCGGCTCGTCCTCTCGTCGCCGCGCGATTTCCTCGACGCGCATTTCGAGAACGAAAAGCTGAAAGTCATGATGGCCTCTTGGGGCCTGCATCTCGACTTCGGCCCGGATGTGGCCGGCGGCGCGCTGTTTCCATATCTGGAATCGATGGCCAATCAGAGCTTCGGCATGGCGCTGGGGCAGGGCGGCGCGGCAACCGTCGTCAATGCGCTGGTGAGCACCCTGACGTCGCTGGGAGGCGAACTGCATCTCGGCCGCGCTGTCGAACGCATCGAAACCTCGGGCGGCCGTGCCACGTCGGTGCGCCTTTCCGGCGGCGAGGTTTTTTCGGCCAAGCGGGCGATCATCGCCAACGCTCATCCCAAGCTCGTCTTTGGCCGATTGCTGGCGGCCGATACCGAGCGCACCGCGTTCGATGCCAAGGTCGCGGCTTTCCGCGCCGGGCCGGGCACGATGATGATCCATCTCGCGCTGTCGAGCCTGCCGGATTGGAAGGCGGGCAAACAGCTCAAGAAGTTTGCTTACGTGCATCTCGCACCAAGCTTCGAGGCCATGGCCTCCGCTTATACGGAGGCGTGCTCCGGCCTGTTGCCGCGTGAGCCGGTGCTGGTGGTTGGCCAGCCGACCGCCATCGATCCTTCACGCGCGCCGGAAGGCAACCATGTGCTGTGGGTTCAGGTGCGGGTGCTGCCGGCCGCGATCCGCGGCGATGCCGCCGGCGAGATCGGCGCGACCCATTGGGACGAAGCCAAGGAGCTTTATGCCGCGCGCGTGCTCGCATTGCTCGAAAGCTATGCGCCGGGCCTGTCCGGCAAGATTCTCGGCGGCGCGGTTTTCTCCCCGCTCGATATCGAGCGTGAAAATCCGAATCTGATCGGCGGCGACAATCTTTCGGGCAGTCATCACCTCGATCAGAATTTCGTCTTCCGGCCGGTGTTCGGCTGGTCGCGCTACAAGACCCCAGTCGACGGTCTCTATCTTTGCGGCGCGTCGACCTGGCCGGGCGCTGGCGTCGGCGCCGGCTCCGGCTTCATGGTTGCGAAGATGCTGGCGGGGTGATCGACCGACGCCGGCACCGTCGGAAACATAGTTCGCAGCGGCGGGATTTCATGTGGGCGGGATTGACCTTGCGATACTTGGCAGTCCACACTTTCGCCCAATTGTGCGTGGGTTCGCCGCGCTAAAAATTCAAACACTGAAGGGGAAACCATGCGCAAACTCGCAGCGCTCACCACACTTGCTTTATTCGGACTGTCGGGCGCCGCGCTCGCGCAGGAAGTCACCTTGCGGGCCGTCACGTCCTTTGCCGAGAAGACAACTTATTCGCGTGGTTTTGAACGTTTCATCGAGCGCGTGAATGAGACGGGCAAGGGCATCATCCGCATCAACTACATCGGCGGGCCGAAGGCGATGCCGCCGTTCGAGGTGGGCAATGCGCTCAAGAACGGCGTGGTCGATATCGCCAACGTCACCGGCGCCTTCTACACGAACGTGATGCCGGAAGCGGACGCCTGGAAGCTGCGGCAGGTGCCGATGGCCGAAGTGCGCAAGAACGGCGGCTTCGACTACATGGCCGCCATCTACGCGCAGAAGATGAACGCGATCTTCCTGGCGAACTTCGTCGGCGACAATCCGTTTCATCTTTATCTGAACAAGAAGATCACCGGCCCCGACATGGCTGGCCTCAAGCTGCGCATCACGCCGGTCTATCGCGACTTCTTCCAGGCGCAGGGCGCGACCGTCGTGCAGACCGCGCCGGGCGAAGTGTACACCGCGCTGGAGCGCGGCGTGGTCGACGGTTACGGCTGGCCGATCACCGGCATCTTCGATCTCGGCTGGCACGAGAAGACCAAGTACCGCGTCGATCCGGGCTTTTACACCGCGGAGGTTTCGGCGCTGGTCAACAAGACCACCTGGGACAAGCTGACGCCGCAGCAGAAGGCTATTCTGCAGAAGGCGGGCGAAGAAGCCGAGAAGGAAGGCGTCGCCGAGTTCGCCAAGCTCAACGCCGAGGATACCGAGAAGCAGGCCAAAGCGGGCATCGAAGCGATCAAGTTCGATGCCGCCAACACCAAGCTCTTCCTCGACAAGGCCTATGAGGCCGGTTGGGCCGGCATCATCCGGCAGAGCCCGGAGCATGGTCCGAAGCTGCGCGGCTTCTTCTCGAAGGCGAATTGAGTCGGTTCGTGATTACCTGGGGATACTCTCCGTTCATTCCCGCGAAATCGGGAATCCAGCGCGGTCTTTGAAATAGGGCTCGTTCGGCGCTGGGTCCCCGCTTTCGCGGGGACGAGCGGGAGTAT from Pseudolabrys taiwanensis includes:
- a CDS encoding SDR family oxidoreductase, producing MTEPLARPKRKNPLARTRAPLLPPQARSRTAQGLTAAAAEGRFMLQVCGECGTVAYPPREACPSCLSPKLPFKDVDRNGTVLSETTVHISPEPYFRERPPRRIGLVKLDAGPTAVAYLHGDVMPKARVRLDLKLDRGGAPVMFALPQEDTPNMADDPALREMTCDPKFRRALVTDGRGPLGQALAKALVDAGASLVFVGIDNSWKPFPGEDKLRALAGVEIVPLDLTDSNSVTELAQQIGGRVDIVVNTAEHVRAGGVVGHGLSDARDAMELRYFGLLRLAQAFGPVLRMRGADGVNSAAAFVNLLSVHALAAWPAYGVFSAVEAACLSAGQSLRAELRGGGVKVVNAFAGPLETEWYQTVPPPKVAPSALAKAVIDALRKGTEDVFVGDVAQDIRARLAVNPKALERELGE
- a CDS encoding flavin reductase family protein; this translates as MTDDAPKPGSGTKTIDVKTFWRAIGVRASAVAVVTAQGAEGPSGFLALSATHLCADPPMLMVSIDKRTSTLAAVEQGKHFAINYLPRGAEAVSDMFGGKTDKRGADRFAPGAWGTLTTGAPVFNDAIGALDCVLEETIERHNTIIAIGRLVDYVGRPDGEPLLFFRGGYR
- a CDS encoding phytoene desaturase family protein, translated to MTTYDAIVVGAGHNGLAAAVHLAAKGWKVAVVEQAKEAGGAVKTREVTLPGFKHDLFATNLSMFAGSPFFAAYKDTLIENGLGLVGATDTFSSAFADGTWLGVSTDLETTAKRIAALSPRDAEAWCKMFADFAQDAPHIFALLGAPMPSWGSVKALWGVYRAKRMAGIGALARLVLSSPRDFLDAHFENEKLKVMMASWGLHLDFGPDVAGGALFPYLESMANQSFGMALGQGGAATVVNALVSTLTSLGGELHLGRAVERIETSGGRATSVRLSGGEVFSAKRAIIANAHPKLVFGRLLAADTERTAFDAKVAAFRAGPGTMMIHLALSSLPDWKAGKQLKKFAYVHLAPSFEAMASAYTEACSGLLPREPVLVVGQPTAIDPSRAPEGNHVLWVQVRVLPAAIRGDAAGEIGATHWDEAKELYAARVLALLESYAPGLSGKILGGAVFSPLDIERENPNLIGGDNLSGSHHLDQNFVFRPVFGWSRYKTPVDGLYLCGASTWPGAGVGAGSGFMVAKMLAG
- a CDS encoding GntR family transcriptional regulator; the encoded protein is MSAAAPDLQRAPSLAEQIYQRLRFQARAGAFEPGERLVESNLATQLAVSRSPVREALSRLTADGLLEMRSGGFYVAMPTPRDMAEIFEMRRLLEPTAARQVAREKSAELVVELTAAFDRTRAANEGGDFATFTDANYSFRALWVARVANRRLRETILRFDDQAGFVRRTTLIRADARIEVIALLQDFITAFKTGDEDIATKATNAFIDGAERHYRDVAHSFS
- the dctP gene encoding TRAP transporter substrate-binding protein DctP, encoding MRKLAALTTLALFGLSGAALAQEVTLRAVTSFAEKTTYSRGFERFIERVNETGKGIIRINYIGGPKAMPPFEVGNALKNGVVDIANVTGAFYTNVMPEADAWKLRQVPMAEVRKNGGFDYMAAIYAQKMNAIFLANFVGDNPFHLYLNKKITGPDMAGLKLRITPVYRDFFQAQGATVVQTAPGEVYTALERGVVDGYGWPITGIFDLGWHEKTKYRVDPGFYTAEVSALVNKTTWDKLTPQQKAILQKAGEEAEKEGVAEFAKLNAEDTEKQAKAGIEAIKFDAANTKLFLDKAYEAGWAGIIRQSPEHGPKLRGFFSKAN
- a CDS encoding cyclase family protein, which produces MSAPDLLSFAKAVSSGAIRVVDLTQTLSPEFPIIALPPEFGQCAPFRLEEISRYDERGPAWYWNNFTVGEHTGTHFDAPIHWVSGKDLPNNAVDTIAPEKFIAPVCVIDCSADSTADPDFLLTVERIESWEKQHGRIEAGSWVFLRTDWSKRDYKAYANLKEDGAHTPGPAAEAVKWLVEERDVLGFGTETIGTDAGQAHLFNPPFPAHFFMHGKGRYGLQCLTNLDQLPAKGAVVVAAPLKIKQGSGSPLRVLALIASK
- a CDS encoding thiolase family protein, whose amino-acid sequence is MTVGRGTRKAYDGVVLCLPVTVPYRRYSTNSAQWWIGRALRALVKGSGLSVKDIDGLSISSFTLAPDSAIGLTQHFGLSPRWLDSVPLGGAAAVVSLRRAARAVQAGDADIVACVAGDTNHVDSFRKTLAHFSRFAQDAVYPYAAGGANASFAMIARNYMDTYGAKREDFGKICVAQRENALSYPYALMKSPLTLDAYMGARPIADPIHLFDCVMPCAGAEAFLVCREETAQSLGLPWVRLLSTIERHNAFGDDPVQVRGGWVVDIDELWAMAGVKPTDIDFVETYDDYPVISMMQFEDLGFCKKGEGPDFVRSHSFTNDGDFPHNTSGGQLSVGQAGAAGGHLGVVEAIRQLTGAALGAQVPNAKLGLVSGFGMINYDRGLSSAAAILARPT
- a CDS encoding ATP-dependent acyl-CoA ligase, with translation MLQTRELDLTLTKAFPPERRNVPDMLRMQAAQYGDRTLFACGETRWTYAETVDIAARTGGLLAAHGIARGDRVAIICGNKPEIMQLVLGAAWIGAVSVPINAASRGFQLQHMLGNSGAKILAVDAEFIEALEGLDFSALPLERIWLIGTPKAAPAAKPIPIDALPPATVAAPAATIAPGDLFTILYTSGTTGLSKGVCCPHAQYFWWALYTGWQLGVRAGDVLHTPLPLFHTNALNCFFQALLHGATQVAEPKFSVSGFWPALEKSGATVTYLLGAMVPMLLSRAPSPAEKAHKVRVALAPGVPGNYHAEFTERTGVVLLDGYGSTESNLIMASYVDDRKPGTMGKLVPGMEARIVDDNDEEVPDGTPGELILRCDHPFGFATGYFAMPEKTVEAWRNLWLHTGDRVVRDADGYYRFMDRMKDAIRRRGENISSFEVEQVLIRHPAVALAAIFPVSSDLAEDEVMAAIILKDGATATEEEMVRFCEGKMSYFAIPRFVEFVDSLPRTENGKVQKFKLRERGRTAATWDREKAGVVLKR
- a CDS encoding flavin reductase family protein, whose translation is MSLDSNLFKRGMRRLASGVSIITTAENGERHGMAATSVCSVSADPPTLLVCVNRTATTHAIIGRAGFFCVNLLAETDDDLARRFSSATERATRFDGREWTTLVTAAPALIGSLASFDCEVMQKIDVDSHTVFIGRVTAIELWRERIVPLVYLDGRFDTLRGAAEDA